From Aegilops tauschii subsp. strangulata cultivar AL8/78 chromosome 5, Aet v6.0, whole genome shotgun sequence:
ggctagacatctagggttttagccattacgatctcatggtagatcaactcttgtagtcctcatattcatcaagatcaatcaagcaggaagtagggtattacctccatcaagagggcccgaacctgggtaaacatcgtgtcccccgtctcctgttaccatcgaccttagacgcacagttcgggaccccctacccgagatccgctggttttgacaccgacaatcaccgtcaccgcgccgtcgtgctgacagaactctccctcgacactttgttggatcaagagttcgagggacgtcatcgagatgaacgtttgcagaacttggaggtgtcgtacattcggtgcttgattggtcggaacaagaagaagttcgactacatcaactgcgttgtcaaatgctttcgcttttggtctatgagggtatgtggacacactctcgccctcttgttgctatgcatctcctagatagatcttgcgtgggcgtaggaatttttttaaaattgcatgctacgtttcccaacactaaTATTGCTCTTCATAATCAAGATTTACCTAAAATTCCTAAGGAGGTGGTTGACAAATTAATAGAACCTTTTTTCTATAAAAGAAATTCATGATGTGGTTTttagaatggaaaaaaataaAAGCACTCGCCCTGATGGGTTTCCTGTTGATTCCTATTAGGGGTTTTGGGATTTGTTTAAGTGGGATTTGAAGGACTACTTGATGAATTTTATCATGGCAAGTTAGATATTGCTAGGTTGAATTATGGGAGTATTACTCTTGTTCCCAAGACTAATGATGTTAAAAAATACAGAAGTTTAAACCTATTTGTCTTATGAATATTAGCTTTAAAATCATTAACAAGAGGTTTTGATGAATAGAGTACTATCCCCTGTTATTTCTCCTACCGAGACTGCTTTTGTCAAGGGAGATACATCATGGAAGGGGTGGTTGTTCTCCATGAAGCGTTGAATTCTATTCATTTTAAGATAGATAATGCCTTATTGTTTAATAAAGTGGATTTTGAAAAAAAGATTTATCAATAAAAAAATTAAGTATCCCTTTGTGATGCAAATGCTTAAAATGAAAGGAGTTCCTGATAAATGGCGTGACTTGGTCATGGTCACTATGAGAGGGGGTAATGTGGGTGTAAGAGTTAATGATACAATTGGTCCTTACTTTAAAACTCACAAAGGCCTAATATAGGGTGATGCTTTATCACCTTTTCTTTTTGATCTGGTTGCAAATGATGTGGTTGTTATTATGGAAAAAGCAAATGTTAATGGTTTTGTGAAAGGGGTTTTAAATGAAAATCTAGATAATTGAGTTGTATGCTTTAATATTCTCATGATGTCATATTTTTACTTCAAGATGACGTTGAAAGTGCTAAAAACCTCAAATTCATATTGAGTGCTTTTGAGCAAATGTCTGGACTAATTATTTAATTTCCATAAGCGCGAGTTGTTTCTTTTGGGGAAGCTAAGAATAAAGTTGAGGTGTATCAAGAGATTTTTACTTGTCAATCAAGAGATTTGTAAATGAAGTATCTGGGTATGCTTGTCTTTGATACTGGGAGTAGGAATAAACATTATAAGGGGGGAGAAAATAAAATTGAAAAAAGATGTGGATGTTGGCACGGTAAACTACTGGGCTCTATTGCTGACAGGACTACTTCGGTCCAAGCTTGCTATCTAACATGCCTCTTTTTATGATGTCTTTGTACCCCCCCCTCCCCGGTTGAGTGCTTAAGAAAGCTGATTTCTTTAGAGCTAGAATGGTGTGGGAGGGTGATGAAAATAACAAGAAAAATCACTTAGTTAATTTGAAACCTGTTGTAAACCTAGAGATCACGGGGGTTGGGGATCCTTAATTTGGATATCATGGATAAAGCATTGCTAGGTGGTTTCGGAAACTAGAAACTGAATTTGGGCTTTGACAATTTGTTTTGTTGAAAAAAATATGTCACTAGTGGGTGTATTTCTAAAGCTAAACCCAAGGTGGGGGATTCACAATTTTGGTCTAGCATTCGGAAAGTTAAAGAGAATCTTTATCAATTCTGCAAGAAAAGTTTGGGAGATGGTTAAGATTGGTGGTTTTTTAGATGAAAAACCTTTAAAAATCTCTTGCCCTAAACTATATGTTTCAAGCTTTGATCATGACATTATTGTTGCTAAAGCCTTGTAGAAAGGCTGGGGGTCAGGTTTAGAAGAACTATATATGGGGAGTCTCTAGAGCTCTGACATAGTTTGAAACTTAGATGTGAAGAGATAGAAATGGGATCTAGTAAAGATAAGATAAATTGGTTGTTAACAACTCATGGATTTTTTTGCCAAGTCTTTATAAGTAAAACTAGTTGAATCTAATTGCAATTTCCCTTAAAAGTTTGTATGGAAGGTCAAACTACCGGCTAGGATAAAGTTTTTTCTGGCTTATGGCTAGAAAAAGCATACTCACCAAAGATACTCTATTAAGGATAGGATGGGTTGGTAGTAAAATGTGCATCTTTTCTGGTAAAGAGGAGACAATTGATCATTAGTTCTTCAAATCTTTGGTGCTGGtttgatctagagcttgcagaaATGTGCTTTTAGCCTAAGTTCTACTCCTACTACACTTAATGATTGCTTTGGGAACTGGATTAGAAGTTTACCAAAGATTTAGAAAAAGCTAGCGTTGGAGGTGTAGAAATGATGTCATTTTTGAGAAAAAACTTATCAATGATCATATCATCCTCATAAAGTTGATTTGCTATTGGATTATTGGATGGTCTATTTTGTAGATAAAGGAGGAAAACAGAGGGGTGCTGATGGTAGGGGCAAAACTACTTGAGCTTGTAGCAAATGAAGTCTACAGATCGTCACAAGGTTGGAGGCACAGTGTCCTAAAATTGGTGGCAAAGTATTGAAGCTTACAACACTAGCGATTACTGTTTCATTTTTTTCCCCGTGAGGAGTTGTCGACTTCCCTCCTTTAGCAATCTTTCTTGTTCTCTTTTCTTTTGCCATTGATGTACTTATGCACCTAGTTATTCTAGGTTGTGTAGTTGGTTTCTGAGCTCCTTCATGATGGGGTTGTGGAAGAGTTTGGTTGTGTTTATTTGTTGTTCTAGTTCTTGTGGTGTTAGAGACTGCTTATATGTAAGTAGCTCCTTCTTTTGGAGTTTGGTGATTTGATCGCTTTGCTGGGTGCTTGGAGCACTGTGTTGATCCTTGTTAGAAGCTCAATAGATGTTATATTATGGTGGTAGTCTGTATTAGGTGGACCTTATGGTTTCTATTAATAGAAATCAAAGGGGTGGACCCTTTTTTATAATAATAAAAAAAGGCTTTGGGTCGATGGGTTGCCATATTAACCAATTCCCTAACAACATATAGGTTATGGCCGGAAAAATTGCAACCCAGTTTTAGGTAAGCTGTTTGAGCAATTTTTTGGACCAAAAAAACTAAATTTTCAGTTTGTAGGTATTTGGCTCATTTTTAGGATAGTTATTGGAGATGCTTTGAGGGCATCAATTTTTTAAGACCTTTTAGGGATTTGACAAAAAGATGTAATGTAAGTCTAGAGGGTCTAAAACTGCAATAATAAGGATCAAATGATCGCCTTTGGAAATTTGCTTCAAGCACCAACTTGAAAGAAACTTATAAGCTTCTAAGAACACGAAGGTGTCCAGGTGCGGAGGCACGGGCAGAGAGTGGTAGACCGAGTTAGATTTGAGGGAAAGCTGTGATGGAGCATCCTAGGGTGGTTGCGATCACGTCAGAGGTTTGGATCCTGAAAGGGGGCAAAAATTGATCACATGATTACTAATTTGGTCATCAGGCCAAAAAGAAGACCTTGTCCAAGGAGGAGGTGAGCCCAGGACTCGACAACCGATTCATACATAATAAGGTAAGTCGAAAAGGGAAGGGAGTTGCTTGCATCGTAAAGATAAAATCCCGGTTGCAAGAACAAACGAAGACAAGGAGATCACAAAAAGAATCTTCAAGGATGATGATTGTCCCGGATCTGAATCTGGCCGGTCGGGATTCGGTCCCTGCTACCTTCAGGCGTGGTGACGTCGGGCCTCCATGGCCTCTGGGCACAATGGTGACGCAGGCGGCTGGTGGCGCCGCGGCGACTCGCTCCCGGCAGTGAGTGGCTAGTGGCGGGTCGGTGGTGCTGGCTGGCGGCGCCCGGAGCGCGGATCCAGGGATCTCGGCCCGGATCTGGTGCGTCTTCGGCGCTGGCCGGCGTCCTTGAGGTGCGCACGGCAAGGAATGCGGCGGTTGTCTCTGGATCCTTGCGTGGAGCGTAGCAGGATGGAGGGTGTAGGTGGTGCACCGGCACTGGCGATGGCGGCGGTGCGAGAGCAGCCATGGCGGCGGCAGCGCTGCGAGGCCTTGCCAGGAAGGGTCTTGGCGGGCAGCGGGCGTTCGGTTGCTGCCGTGTGAGGCGTGAGGCGTGCGGCGATGCCTCGGCGGTGTGGGTGCCGGAGTGTGGTCGGAGGTGCGGGTCGAATCCATTCTGGTGGCAGTCCCCTGGCGCGGGTGAAGGCCACCGTGGCGGAACTGGCTTTGCACCGCTCGGTGGTTGCTGCAGCTCCTAGTCGATGTTGAAGGTGATTGCTTTAGGCGTGTTCCCTCGGCGGTGAGGGGGGCTTTGATGGCAAGTTGTTGCGGTGACGGCGATGCGAGGCATCTGATCGGGACTGGCCGGGATCTTGGAGATGTGCAGCGCTACGGATGAAAGTCCTGTTCGGTTGTGGCTGGACCAGCGTTGATGGCACCTGCATGTGTCATTCACCTTCCAGGAGGCTTCGCCGAGTGCAACGCCATCTTCCTCGTGACCTCGTATCGGCAGCTGTCTCCGGGGCGAAAGCCTTGATTCGTAGGATCGGCACAATGGTGACCTCGTATCGGCAGCTGTCTCCGAAGCGAAAGCCTTGATTCGTAGGATCGGCACGATGGCAACGTCTTTGAGGTTGTTACTCTGTTGGGAGCATTGTGTTGAGAGACTCAAGGTCCCATGGTGCGCTCCTCCGGTGTTCACCGCTGCCCGGATCTTTCTCCTCCGGCGCCATGTACGGTCATCGCTGGCTAATCCAAGGAAGCTGGAGTTGCTGTTCTTCAGAGGTCTTCAGTGTCGGCCGAGACACGGCGAGGGGCTTGGTGTTGGGTAGGCTTTTTGTGTCGTAGCTGTGTTGTTGTGTTTGGTTGTCCTTGTATAAACCGGGTATGGAGTTGGTCGCCTTCGTTGTTCGCAGCGAGTGATAGACGTTGTTGTATGTCTTATTTCTCTCCTTCTATAAAGCTAATGTACGCAATTTACGTACCCTTAAAAAAATTGATTGTGAAGGCAATAACCAATGCCATTGGATTCAATAACCAGGGTACGTTTTCTTTCGCTTTCAAACCAAATCCAAGGCAAGGTAAAATCTTGTATTTTCCTCGCCATGAACGACATAACAACACTTCGCCATGGTTTCTCAGATAAGTTTTTGGAGTGCAGATCACCATTCATAATAAAAGATAAAAGATCTTGGCGGAAATGGAGTGCAAAAGAGGGACAATCTCCACCGAACACACGCCTAGTGAGAGGAAAATGAGGGGAACAGCGCATCCCGACAGCAGGGGAACACTAGGCAAGCAATCAGCAAGCAACAAAATACTAGCTACATCGCCATCGAAACCAAGGGCAACATGCCAACATCAGAAGCACCATCAACTGCAACATTTCACCATTAGATGCATCTATCGACAGCTATATGCAAACTTGTAACCAACTTAGCTTGCAACGATCAGTGCAATCCCAAGTATGAAGTGCGAAACATGGTGACCAATTATGCTATGTAGGCAAAGTAGATTGCCAGATAATTCCAAAGCGACAATTCTTATGAACGTTACTCCTATATGCAGAAGTAGATTGACAGTTAATTCCAATTGCTACAATGCTAAGCATGAAGCACGACCTAATAGTGAGACTGTTTATACAACAGACTATATCCATCTTATATAGAGTAGAACACTGGCCAGTCAAGCATTTTTTTATCTCCGACTAAACCAAAATTCAGACTAGCCACCATGCTATGTACTACTAGGATGCATCTGCAAATATGTTATGTAACTAAAAATGTGATATGATGCATGTATACCTGGAAGTGAGCTATATATTATACATTTTACTAAACAGAACAGAGCAGTAAACATCAACGTCCAACCACTACAATCAAACTTTCTCCGACATACGGAAGCAAAATTCAACACTAAGTGACAATGCAAGCTGCAGCGCACGATCAAGAACAGGCCAAGAGGACAGCGACCAAGTACACAACAACATGACAAACATCTTCATCATAATGCGGAAGCAACAGAGATGGCGATAAAAAAAATGAACATGTTCACTCACAGCAGCACAGTCAACTACAACCGAAGCTAAaaacatccatccatccattgtGCACACTCATCTCGATTAGGTTACAACACATACTGAGCAACTAAGCCGACGGAACAATTAGTACGGAGCACAAATCGAAGAAGCACGGTCACACCTAGGAGCTTACCACCGTCGCAACCACAGCGAGATACACAGACCGAAAGGCATCAGCACGCAGGCCTCACACCGCCACCTTGCGTGGGCGCCCACGGCCACGCTTGGCAGGAGCGGAGCCGTCCGCGGGAGCCGGAGAGGCAGCCTCCTTGGcgaccttggccttcttggccgaGGAGGGACCCGGCGGGCGGCCGCGGCCCCGGGGCATGCCGGTGGTCGCCTTGGCGACGGCATCCTTGACGGCGTCGGCCATGGGATCCTTAGCCTTGGGCGGGCGGCCCCGGCCGCGCTTGGGCGTGTTGGGGTCCTTGGGCGCCGCCTTCGGCTTGGGCGGCGCGTTAGGGTCCTTAGGCGGGCGGCCGCGGCCGCGCTTTGCCGGGGTGGCGGAGGGAGCGTCAGCCTTGAGGTAGTTGTTCTTGACGAAGGCGAGCTTGCCGGCCTCCTTCATGCTGGCGAGGTTGGCCGTGAGGAGGGAGGCGTGCGCCGAGGGGAGGCCCTCGTACTTCTCCTCGATGTAGCTGGAGATGGCGGACTTGCTCGAGCCGTTCTTGTCGCCCAGCGCCTCGATCGCCGCGAGAATCATCTGCGAGGAGAAGCAGAGGCTCTCAGGCCGCGGCCGGCAAGGAGAAGGATCTAACGAACAAGGAAATGATACGCCGCCGACAAATCTACGGCGGAAGGCACGGAAGCAGAGCGCCAAAACC
This genomic window contains:
- the LOC109772043 gene encoding HMG-Y-related protein A, giving the protein MANDGSPKSGDIPPYPEMILAAIEALGDKNGSSKSAISSYIEEKYEGLPSAHASLLTANLASMKEAGKLAFVKNNYLKADAPSATPAKRGRGRPPKDPNAPPKPKAAPKDPNTPKRGRGRPPKAKDPMADAVKDAVAKATTGMPRGRGRPPGPSSAKKAKVAKEAASPAPADGSAPAKRGRGRPRKVAV